From the Aphelocoma coerulescens isolate FSJ_1873_10779 chromosome 10, UR_Acoe_1.0, whole genome shotgun sequence genome, one window contains:
- the TLE3 gene encoding transducin-like enhancer protein 3 isoform X3: MYPQGRHPAPHQPGQPGFKFTVAESCDRIKDEFQFLQAQYHSLKVEYDKLANEKTEMQRHYVMYYEMSYGLNIEMHKQTEIAKRLNTILAQIMPFLSQEHQQQVAQAVERAKQVTMTELNAIIGQQQLQAQHLSHAAHGPPVQLPPHPSGLQPPGIPPVTGTSSGLLALGALGSQAHLAVKDEKNHHDLDHRERDSSANNSVSPSESLRASEKHRSSTDYSIDSKKRKAEEKDSMSRYDSDGDKSDDLVVDVSNEDPATPRVSPAHSPPENGLDKARGLKKGDAPNSPASVASSSSTPSSKTKDLGHVCPFCGVTGAGTLDPGSLSSSHIFHPFSPQNDKSSTPGLKSNTPTPRNDAPTPGTSSTPGLRPMPGKPSGMDPLASALRTPISIAGSYAAPFAMMGHHEMNGSLTSPGAYAGLHNLPPQMSAAAAAAAAYGRSPMVGFDPHPAMRAPGLPSSLASIPGGKPAYSFHVSADGQMQPVPFPHDALAGPGIPRHARQINTLSHGEVVCAVTISNPTRHVYTGGKGCVKIWDISQPGSKSPISQLDCLNRDNYIRSCKLLPDGRTLIVGGEASTLTIWDLASPTPRIKAELTSSAPACYALAISPDAKVCFSCCSDGNIAVWDLHNQTLVRQFQGHTDGASCIDISHDGTKLWTGGLDNTVRSWDLREGRQLQQHDFTSQIFSLGYCPTGEWLAVGMESSNVEVLHHTKPDKYQLHLHESCVLSLKFAYCGKWFVSTGKDNLLNAWRTPYGASIFQSKESSSVLSCDISADDKYIVTGSGDKKATVYEVIY; encoded by the exons ATGTACCCCCAGGGCCGGCACCCG GCTCCGCACCAGCCGGGCCAGCCGGGCTTCAAATTCACGGTGGCCGAGTCCTGCGACCGGATCAAGGACGAGTTCCAGTTCCTGCAGGCCCAGTACCACAG cctcaAAGTGGAGTATGACAAGCTGGCGAACGAGAAGACCGAAATGCAGCGCCATTACGTTATG TACTATGAAATGTCGTACGGTTTGAATATTGAAATGCACAAACAG acAGAAATTGCTAAAAGACTGAACACAATTTTAGCCCAGATCATGCCTTTTCTGTCACAAGAG caCCAACAGCAGGTGGCCCAGGCTGTTGAACGTGCCAAGCAAGTGACAATGACGGAGTTGAATGCTATCATCGGG cagcagcagctccaggcccagCACCTCTCCCACGCCGCCCACGGGCCCCCGGTCCAGCTGCCGCCGCATCCCTCAGGGCTCCAGCCGCCCGGAATCCCGCCCGTCACCGGCACCAGCTCGGGGCTGCTGGCGCTCGgtgccctgggcagccaggcCCACCTGGCAGTCAAGGACGAGAAGAACCACCATGACCTGGACCACAGAG AGCGAGACTCAAGTGCA AATAATTCCGTGTCCCCCTCGGAGAGCCTGCGGGCCAGCGAGAAGCACCGGAGCTCCACAGATTACAGCATTGACTCCAAGAAGCGGAAAGCGGAGGAGAAGGACAGCATGAGCCGATAT GACAGCGATGGTGACAAGAGCGATGACCTGGTGGTCGATGTCTCCAATGAG GACCCCGCCACCCCCCGGGTGAGCCCGGCCCATTCCCCCCCGGAGAACGGCCTGGACAAAGCCCGCGGGCTGAAGAAGGGGGATGCTCCCAACAGCCCGGCCTCGGtggcctcctccagcagcactcCCTCCTCCAAGACCAAGGACCTGGGCCACGTATGTCCCTTCTGCGGGGTCACCGGGGCAGGGACTCTGGATCCTGGCAGTTTGAGCTCATCCCATATTTTCCAtcccttctctccccagaaCGACAAATCCTCCACGCCTGGCCTCAAGTCCAACACTCCGACACCCAGGAACGACGctcccaccccgggcaccagcagcaccccggGGCTGCGGCCCATGCCCGGCAAACCCAGCGGCATGGATCCCCTGG CCTCGGCCCTGCGGACGCCCATCTCCATCGCGGGCTCCTACGCGGCGCCCTTTGCCATGATGGGGCACCACGAGATGAACGGGTCCCTGACGAGCCCCGGCGCCTACGCGGGGCTGCACAACCTCCCCCCGCAGatgagcgcggccgccgccgccgccgccgcctacGGCCGGTCACCAATG GTCGGGTTTGACCCACACCCCGCCATGCGAGCCCCGGGCCTACCCTCCAGCCTGGCGTCCATCCCCGGAGGGAAACC GGCCTACTCGTTCCACGTGAGCGCGGACGGGCAGATGCAGCCGGTGCCGTTTCCCCACGACgcgctggcggggcccggcatCCCGCGGCACGCGCGGCAGATCAACACGCTGAGCCACGGCGAGGTGGTGTGCGCCGTCACCATCAGCAACCCCACCCGCCACGTCTACACCGGCGGCAAGGGCTGCGTCAAGATCTGGGACATCAGCCAGCCCGGCAGCAAGAGCCCCATCTCCCAGCTGGACTGCCTG AACAGGGATAACTACATCCGCTCCTGCAAGCTGCTGCCGGACGGCCGCACGCTGATCGTGGGGGGCGAGGCCAGCACTTTGACCATCTGGGACCTGGCGTCGCCCACGCCGCGCATCAAGGCCGAGCTGACGTCGTCGGCGCCCGCGTGCTACGCGCTGGCCATCAGCCCCGACGCCAAGGTGTGCTTCTCGTGCTGCAGCGACGGCAACATCGCCGTGTGGGACCTGCACAACCAGACCCTCGTCAG GCAATTCCAAGGCCACACGGATGGGGCCAGCTGCATAGACATCTCCCACGATGGTACCAAGTTGTGGACGGGGGGCCTGGACAACACGGTGCGTTCCTGGGACCTGCGGGAAGggcggcagctgcagcagcacgaCTTCACCTCCCAG ATCTTTTCCCTGGGATACTGCCCGACGGGTGAGTGGCTGGCGGTGGGCATGGAGAGCAGCAACGTGGAGGTGCTGCACCACACCAAGCCCGACAAGTACCAGCTGCACCTGCACGAGAGCTGCGTCCTCTCCCTCAAATTCGCCTACTGCG GGAAGTGGTTTGTGAGCACGGGGAAGGACAACCTGCTCAACGCCTGGAGGACGCCCTACGGAGCGAGCATCTTCCAG tcCAAGGAATCCTCGTCCGTGCTGAGCTGTGACATCTCCGCGGATGACAAGTACATCGTCACGGGCTCTGGGGACAAGAAGGCCACAGTCTACGAGGTCATCTACTGA
- the TLE3 gene encoding transducin-like enhancer protein 3 isoform X4 produces the protein MYPQGRHPAPHQPGQPGFKFTVAESCDRIKDEFQFLQAQYHSLKVEYDKLANEKTEMQRHYVMYYEMSYGLNIEMHKQTEIAKRLNTILAQIMPFLSQEHQQQVAQAVERAKQVTMTELNAIIGQQLQAQHLSHAAHGPPVQLPPHPSGLQPPGIPPVTGTSSGLLALGALGSQAHLAVKDEKNHHDLDHRERDSSANNSVSPSESLRASEKHRSSTDYSIDSKKRKAEEKDSMSRYDSDGDKSDDLVVDVSNEDPATPRVSPAHSPPENGLDKARGLKKGDAPNSPASVASSSSTPSSKTKDLGHVCPFCGVTGAGTLDPGSLSSSHIFHPFSPQNDKSSTPGLKSNTPTPRNDAPTPGTSSTPGLRPMPGKPSGMDPLASALRTPISIAGSYAAPFAMMGHHEMNGSLTSPGAYAGLHNLPPQMSAAAAAAAAYGRSPMVGFDPHPAMRAPGLPSSLASIPGGKPAYSFHVSADGQMQPVPFPHDALAGPGIPRHARQINTLSHGEVVCAVTISNPTRHVYTGGKGCVKIWDISQPGSKSPISQLDCLNRDNYIRSCKLLPDGRTLIVGGEASTLTIWDLASPTPRIKAELTSSAPACYALAISPDAKVCFSCCSDGNIAVWDLHNQTLVRQFQGHTDGASCIDISHDGTKLWTGGLDNTVRSWDLREGRQLQQHDFTSQIFSLGYCPTGEWLAVGMESSNVEVLHHTKPDKYQLHLHESCVLSLKFAYCGKWFVSTGKDNLLNAWRTPYGASIFQSKESSSVLSCDISADDKYIVTGSGDKKATVYEVIY, from the exons ATGTACCCCCAGGGCCGGCACCCG GCTCCGCACCAGCCGGGCCAGCCGGGCTTCAAATTCACGGTGGCCGAGTCCTGCGACCGGATCAAGGACGAGTTCCAGTTCCTGCAGGCCCAGTACCACAG cctcaAAGTGGAGTATGACAAGCTGGCGAACGAGAAGACCGAAATGCAGCGCCATTACGTTATG TACTATGAAATGTCGTACGGTTTGAATATTGAAATGCACAAACAG acAGAAATTGCTAAAAGACTGAACACAATTTTAGCCCAGATCATGCCTTTTCTGTCACAAGAG caCCAACAGCAGGTGGCCCAGGCTGTTGAACGTGCCAAGCAAGTGACAATGACGGAGTTGAATGCTATCATCGGG cagcagctccaggcccagCACCTCTCCCACGCCGCCCACGGGCCCCCGGTCCAGCTGCCGCCGCATCCCTCAGGGCTCCAGCCGCCCGGAATCCCGCCCGTCACCGGCACCAGCTCGGGGCTGCTGGCGCTCGgtgccctgggcagccaggcCCACCTGGCAGTCAAGGACGAGAAGAACCACCATGACCTGGACCACAGAG AGCGAGACTCAAGTGCA AATAATTCCGTGTCCCCCTCGGAGAGCCTGCGGGCCAGCGAGAAGCACCGGAGCTCCACAGATTACAGCATTGACTCCAAGAAGCGGAAAGCGGAGGAGAAGGACAGCATGAGCCGATAT GACAGCGATGGTGACAAGAGCGATGACCTGGTGGTCGATGTCTCCAATGAG GACCCCGCCACCCCCCGGGTGAGCCCGGCCCATTCCCCCCCGGAGAACGGCCTGGACAAAGCCCGCGGGCTGAAGAAGGGGGATGCTCCCAACAGCCCGGCCTCGGtggcctcctccagcagcactcCCTCCTCCAAGACCAAGGACCTGGGCCACGTATGTCCCTTCTGCGGGGTCACCGGGGCAGGGACTCTGGATCCTGGCAGTTTGAGCTCATCCCATATTTTCCAtcccttctctccccagaaCGACAAATCCTCCACGCCTGGCCTCAAGTCCAACACTCCGACACCCAGGAACGACGctcccaccccgggcaccagcagcaccccggGGCTGCGGCCCATGCCCGGCAAACCCAGCGGCATGGATCCCCTGG CCTCGGCCCTGCGGACGCCCATCTCCATCGCGGGCTCCTACGCGGCGCCCTTTGCCATGATGGGGCACCACGAGATGAACGGGTCCCTGACGAGCCCCGGCGCCTACGCGGGGCTGCACAACCTCCCCCCGCAGatgagcgcggccgccgccgccgccgccgcctacGGCCGGTCACCAATG GTCGGGTTTGACCCACACCCCGCCATGCGAGCCCCGGGCCTACCCTCCAGCCTGGCGTCCATCCCCGGAGGGAAACC GGCCTACTCGTTCCACGTGAGCGCGGACGGGCAGATGCAGCCGGTGCCGTTTCCCCACGACgcgctggcggggcccggcatCCCGCGGCACGCGCGGCAGATCAACACGCTGAGCCACGGCGAGGTGGTGTGCGCCGTCACCATCAGCAACCCCACCCGCCACGTCTACACCGGCGGCAAGGGCTGCGTCAAGATCTGGGACATCAGCCAGCCCGGCAGCAAGAGCCCCATCTCCCAGCTGGACTGCCTG AACAGGGATAACTACATCCGCTCCTGCAAGCTGCTGCCGGACGGCCGCACGCTGATCGTGGGGGGCGAGGCCAGCACTTTGACCATCTGGGACCTGGCGTCGCCCACGCCGCGCATCAAGGCCGAGCTGACGTCGTCGGCGCCCGCGTGCTACGCGCTGGCCATCAGCCCCGACGCCAAGGTGTGCTTCTCGTGCTGCAGCGACGGCAACATCGCCGTGTGGGACCTGCACAACCAGACCCTCGTCAG GCAATTCCAAGGCCACACGGATGGGGCCAGCTGCATAGACATCTCCCACGATGGTACCAAGTTGTGGACGGGGGGCCTGGACAACACGGTGCGTTCCTGGGACCTGCGGGAAGggcggcagctgcagcagcacgaCTTCACCTCCCAG ATCTTTTCCCTGGGATACTGCCCGACGGGTGAGTGGCTGGCGGTGGGCATGGAGAGCAGCAACGTGGAGGTGCTGCACCACACCAAGCCCGACAAGTACCAGCTGCACCTGCACGAGAGCTGCGTCCTCTCCCTCAAATTCGCCTACTGCG GGAAGTGGTTTGTGAGCACGGGGAAGGACAACCTGCTCAACGCCTGGAGGACGCCCTACGGAGCGAGCATCTTCCAG tcCAAGGAATCCTCGTCCGTGCTGAGCTGTGACATCTCCGCGGATGACAAGTACATCGTCACGGGCTCTGGGGACAAGAAGGCCACAGTCTACGAGGTCATCTACTGA